The Microcystis panniformis FACHB-1757 region GAAAGATTTCCCGATTTTGAGGCTTTTTTTGGCGAACTTTATCATCATTTTGCCACGGGCGAGCCTTGGCTGCTGTACGAGGATGTCATTCCCGCTTTAAGACTCTGGCAGATTCAGGGGATCGAGTTGGGCATTATTTCTAATTTTGACAGTCGTATCTACCAAGTTTTGGCCGAATTAGGCTTAGAATATTTTTTTCGATCGATCACGATTTCTTCTCAGGTAGGAGCAGCTAAACCCGCTCCTGAAATTTTTCAAATTGCCCTGCAAAAACATGATTGTTCCCCCGCACAAGCTTGGCATATTGGCGATAGTAAAAAAGAGGATTACCAAGGAGCAAAATCCTTGGGTATAGAAGCGTTTTTAATTAAAAGATCAATAGGGCTTGCTGAATAAATCTAAAAACCTTGTTGGCTAATATCTTTGGCTCTTATGGGAAAAAGTCTTTCAGTGGGGATAGGGGATAGTGGGGAATACAGACCCTACCAGCTAATACCTAACCCTCGAACCAGTTTAATGCCTATCGGGATTTTAGACTAATTCCTGGGATGGAATGGAAGTAGATTCTGACTGATCAGCGTTAGGATCTGTCTCTTTGGGGGCGGCCACTTTTACCAAAGCATGACGCAAGACCTGTTCTCCGAGAGTGTATCCTCGCACTAACTGCTCCACCACCGTGCCTTCGGGATGTTCATCGGTGTACTCCCGCATCATCGCTTCGTGGTAGGTGGGATCAAAGGGTTGACCCTCTGGACGCATAGGGGAAACGCCTAAACGCTTGAGACTGTCCACTAAGGTTTTATAGACTCCTTGGTAACTCTTGTGAATACCCGTCTCGCCATCATTAGCCGGTTTAATTTGAGTACGGGCGCGCTCAAAATTATCCACCACGCCAAGAATTTCCATCAGGGTTTTGCCCTTGATTTTTGTTTCCAGTTCCTCTTTTTCCTTGGCTGTGCGTTTGCGAAAATTGTCGAACTCGGCCGCTAGAGTGATATAGCGTTTCTTGTAGGCATCAACCTGTTGGGTTTGCTCCTCTAACTGCTGTTTGAGAGTGTCGATTTCCTCTTGTAGAGTATCGATAGTCATTCCGCCTAGAAAGGAAAATTCCTCGCTAGAGGCGGCCTGATCCGTCACAGTTTTGGCTTCATCGGTGACACTGGCTTCCGATTCGGTGGTCAGGGATTCGGGGTAATTAGGAAAGGATTCTTGGTTTTCGTCGAAAATTACTGAGGTATTTGGTTCTGCACTCATAGTAGACAATTTTATTGGGTAATTTGGCAATATATGACCATTTACTGCTAATTTTGGTCTTTAAGTACCAGCTAATAATCAAGGTTTAACCCTTAATGTAACATTTTGTGGACAAGATGCGTAACTGGATATAAGCGACCCCGATAGATAATCGGTGATCTGGAAAAATTTTTGCTAGAATGCAATTTTACCAGTAAAATTGGGAACATTTAAGGGTAGTGGAGAGGTTAAGAATCGTCTATGACATTTTCTTCCAAGAAAACCCGTGCCGTTGCCCTACGCAATTACTTTTCCCCTTTTGGTAACAAGTTGGTGCAGTCGGGATATATCGGTGCCGACCAAATGCAACAGGCCCTGGTGGAAACACGGAAATCGGGACGATCGCTAGTAGAAATATTACAACAACTAACTGGGCGCCCTTTGCCCCCGGATTTGCAGCGACAGTACAAGAAAAATCAGTTATTTGAATTAAAAATTCTCTACGGAGTCGAATCGATCGACCCCGAATTAAGCGATGTGGATGGACTGGAAATAGCCCGATTGATCGATTCTTTGATTCCGATCGATCTTTGTCGTCGCTATCGTCTCATCCCCCTGCGAAAGATCGAAGGAGAGCCGGCTGCGATTTTGATAGCCATGGTCGATCCCGACAACCTCGAGGCTTCCGACGATATTAATCGTATTCTCCGCCCCAGGGAGTTAGGTTTACAGCGTTTGGTGATTACTAGCGAAGATTATGAAAGATTACTGGAAAAATTCCACTCGGCTCAATCGGAATTAGAACAGGAAAAAGCCCGACTGCAAAAAGAAAAAGAACTAGAAAAACTCTCGGATCTCACTGGTATTGTCAGCAATATTGAGGTGGCCTCTGGTGCGGCTAACGATGAAGTGGCCGATGATCTCGGAGAAGGGGAAGCTAATCAAGCTCCCGTCATCAACCTCGTCAATAAAATTATAGCTAAAGCCCTACAGGAAGGGACTTCCGATATTCACATCGAACCCCAAGAAGAATTCCTGAAAATTCGCTTTCGCAAAGATGGAGTTCTTCATCAAGCTTTTGATCCACTGCCGAAAAGAATTACCCCGGCGGTGACAGCCCGTCTTAAAATCATGGCCGAGCTCGATATCGCCGAACGTCGTCTTCCCCAAGATGGTAAAATTCGGCGGATGTATCAAGGGCGGAAAGTGGATTTTCGGGTTAATACCCTGCCCAGTCGCTACGGGGAAAAAGTCTGTTTACGGATTCTCGATAACTCGGCTACCCAGTTGGGTTTAGATAAACTAATCACCGACCAAAAGACCCTGCAAATCGTCCGAGACATGGCCAGTCGTCCCTTTGGTCTGTTGCTGGTGACAGGCCCGACCGGTTCGGGGAAATCCACCACTTTATACTCGGTGTTAGCCGAAAGAAATCACCCCGGGGTCAATATTAGTACGGCCGAAGATCCGATCGAATATTCTCTACCGGGCATCACCCAGGTGCAGGTAATTCGCGAAAAAGGCATGGATTTCGCCTCGATTCTGCGGGCATTCATGCGACAAGACCCGGATGTGATTCTGGTGGGAGAAACTAGGGACAAGGAAACGGCCAAAACAGCGATCGAGGCGGCCTTAACTGGTCACTTGGTCCTAACTACCCTACACACCAACGATGCCGCAGGTGCGATCGCTCGTCTCGATGAGATGGGGGTTGAACCGTTTATGATTTCTGGTTCTCTCTTGGGAGTCTTGGCCCAGCGTCTCGTGCGGCGCGTCTGTAGCCAGTGTCGAGTCGCCTATCACCCCAGTCAAGAGGAATTAGCCCGTTTTGGTCTTTCCGCCGCCAATGAACGGGAAGTGACCTTTTATAAGGCTAATACCCTCACCCTTGAGGAAATTCAACAGGCGCGAAAACAGGGCAATCTCTGCCTTAAGTGTAGCGGCAGCGGTTATAAAGGTCGCATTGGTGTCTATGAGGTAATGCAGAATAGTGAACGACTACAGCAGTTAATTAACCAAGGGGCAACCACTGATCGCATTAAGGAGACGGCCGTCGATGAGGGCATGGTGACACTCCTAGCCTATAGTTTAAATCTGGTGCGCGAGGGTTACACCACCCTCGAAGAAGTGGAACGGGTGACATTTACCGATTCCGGTCTGGAAGCGGAACTAAAAGCCAAACGGAAAAGCGGTTTAATCTGTCGTGGTTGTCGCGCCGAACTACAACCAGAATGGCTCGATTGTCCCTATTGTATGACACCGCGATTTAGTGATTAAG contains the following coding sequences:
- the grpE gene encoding nucleotide exchange factor GrpE, coding for MSAEPNTSVIFDENQESFPNYPESLTTESEASVTDEAKTVTDQAASSEEFSFLGGMTIDTLQEEIDTLKQQLEEQTQQVDAYKKRYITLAAEFDNFRKRTAKEKEELETKIKGKTLMEILGVVDNFERARTQIKPANDGETGIHKSYQGVYKTLVDSLKRLGVSPMRPEGQPFDPTYHEAMMREYTDEHPEGTVVEQLVRGYTLGEQVLRHALVKVAAPKETDPNADQSESTSIPSQELV
- a CDS encoding GspE/PulE family protein; its protein translation is MTFSSKKTRAVALRNYFSPFGNKLVQSGYIGADQMQQALVETRKSGRSLVEILQQLTGRPLPPDLQRQYKKNQLFELKILYGVESIDPELSDVDGLEIARLIDSLIPIDLCRRYRLIPLRKIEGEPAAILIAMVDPDNLEASDDINRILRPRELGLQRLVITSEDYERLLEKFHSAQSELEQEKARLQKEKELEKLSDLTGIVSNIEVASGAANDEVADDLGEGEANQAPVINLVNKIIAKALQEGTSDIHIEPQEEFLKIRFRKDGVLHQAFDPLPKRITPAVTARLKIMAELDIAERRLPQDGKIRRMYQGRKVDFRVNTLPSRYGEKVCLRILDNSATQLGLDKLITDQKTLQIVRDMASRPFGLLLVTGPTGSGKSTTLYSVLAERNHPGVNISTAEDPIEYSLPGITQVQVIREKGMDFASILRAFMRQDPDVILVGETRDKETAKTAIEAALTGHLVLTTLHTNDAAGAIARLDEMGVEPFMISGSLLGVLAQRLVRRVCSQCRVAYHPSQEELARFGLSAANEREVTFYKANTLTLEEIQQARKQGNLCLKCSGSGYKGRIGVYEVMQNSERLQQLINQGATTDRIKETAVDEGMVTLLAYSLNLVREGYTTLEEVERVTFTDSGLEAELKAKRKSGLICRGCRAELQPEWLDCPYCMTPRFSD
- a CDS encoding HAD-IA family hydrolase codes for the protein MQKPQVIFLDAVGTLFGVKGSVGAIYSQIAADFGVEVAAESLEQSFLAIFPTSPPLAFPKVEPAQIPELEYRWWRSLTGAVFNKLGYLERFPDFEAFFGELYHHFATGEPWLLYEDVIPALRLWQIQGIELGIISNFDSRIYQVLAELGLEYFFRSITISSQVGAAKPAPEIFQIALQKHDCSPAQAWHIGDSKKEDYQGAKSLGIEAFLIKRSIGLAE